In Pochonia chlamydosporia 170 chromosome 3, whole genome shotgun sequence, the following are encoded in one genomic region:
- a CDS encoding ubiquitin C-terminal hydrolase (similar to Neosartorya fischeri NRRL 181 XP_001260352.1) — MDNDDTPDQMDQPATPTRTIAAPAPDCNHDPSPDPPSTRPNPFDDSDLSARKRRRTSGSASPPPPIFTSTSTSTSQATTTSTSASTSATATASLSASASASASASASGPAFADAKPTVKDLTTSTGTPASTNNSTSTSTSTSTNVGTNPNTNNTDHQANNAVLPAAEQTELLHTPKTPTDSAKSSSPTPLSSSKVTINLRKATDPELESKQTESSSPMVDQDPHIVSVPAVTSHGQQDMVMEKTSRTESGKDTPQMSDSASPPVELIAISDNEDGESDDEMAFSVDDGATGILSGESLPRDPTLHFPYIQDNEDPSQPINYECFPTNTCNLTDSSVTPEALVLLQAWLQDYLRFASTAEKSTVVDSRQANKRFWVLFPEAMLQLLIRRCVSASHPFPLLRLSISEPEIRLPIFTLPSLLGLNTTRDGNLRHAMIGMYSSFACLAACMVSLDLIVLREFQSTGDGTNSSQPELYSAKYLQQLHDIIVTYALPTNGNEEGMPGSEWVHDDVGSFFLGKLQSSQGGSVAALSQLVASVTALASKFPKLTDSLAAISKILGSCMREAVQILPAGGDQAVQARNKLEMGNTAWGQMSACLELVIEKHVTQLSVETATTLIQALSDILKWTLRGEHKSAVDAVQLYMEKYPDLPCGKVFEAIAWQWRLSILGRLIRSGQMQLRVMAISKLCADLVTTWKCAVETIDDGSNRFLRYLGECLLETRLVDYIFGPNCHPEIIVEGSNILGFLVVTKLYNQEHTDRLWQGLTLCQDPRVAEALVRMITSIANLFDYDGLLEWCQKFRILPLEAFSPAMRTLWDNVMNELILKCQSERQAPSFEPYDLCLRLLREASVCSAGSQVADPDLQLAAMQKLRELVNCARPDDLDILYLSCLDDVAKKSPTALGSLWCLSMAMRGNMPSEVQNLTENHDLAKLVVEELAHAVLTGQQAGAFAVISGTPNAPRRELISNIIQFQPSALNNDLGTTLLDIIVGPKSPCAEDRKAGWLIITNVMRKATMKNTFLQACFSKYLPSLAASSFSDGMLEFVRERVLYLAADEGDFALDDDESLSHSGSEQLWRIILEAEDSLLVSRAISTLAVDLYLESGSINSYSVCRSKKVHRLLVNRCLAQMKQAAKKLNGSTESIVGDDDESMVIVETTEELQQQERVFRRSLQLMRFFLEKYQAHDRFAIADFRPLISPTVGGIEGEPACLQYQAFDNQCGSDVKALDIGLQNTVGSLLTRLKIETGFDNFHLYYRGRQLLPKKCQATKSLEELNIRDGFILVQREEVCAPLAGYLKPGSSPMEIEILGHFQDLWEYLGMDEKLAEEVSNHVYDFLVKLPADGQFMLRFDSEHNDYSEVFLKGQAFKALYGIHAMSDYLEAAERSASPTIDNGGSTANTATSYEKAIRKGLGLIVSAIRDPEMLDEMPITQHMRIAGSFLQVFVSTTPLKLSDEALPEPSRLVDILARAEGDMSDMSLILVENTCTAVLRVGSTNKSFWNAAVESTPFLDFLKNFLLKDPRKAVRQTIVELLEDIPGPETQILTPESGHSNSGREEANPIPLSICIALIEGLPLCLDYPSQPEEYFRAVLFLVDRFSATNPQAVDIEHLAVVARDLLSVVSRLFWRHLFPRKRRSDGYCVPRVILDSDTRKKLYDVIFLCVRYDLNSFVHILETLKGLVPFYVDESGEYSKNSDRTIVRTTLADLPPSLPLCIDDPYLYDLPYQFDRFRAVRAPCGYVGLRNLSNTCYLNSLLTQLFMNTQFRSFIMSTEVQDAQDSQQLLFYTQKLFGYMQESYQRFVDPFDVVTSIKTYDDAPIDIHSQMDVDEFYNLLFDRWEGQMPRKDEKKQLRSFFGGQLVQQVKSKECEHISERLEPFSAIQCDIKGKVTLEESLQAYVDGEVMEGENKYKCSTCDRHVDAVKRACLKDVPDNVIFHLKRFDFNLRTLQRRKINDYFTFPQKLDIAPYTVEYLNAEDGATGSDAFELVGVLVHSGTAESGHYYSYVRERGSVDQPRWVEFNDESVMPWDPSQMESATFGGQDIQSSMHETNGIIYDKTYSAYMLFYQRASLLNKDSMSSKPITESHLPAVDIPPPLMEHILNENKILLRRHCLFDASHILFVQQCFVHSIYLGEGQGAKFLASKYDHDQLAQDDGQARRSSDPATSSHNVQNLAMEVALSHFDQVVTRAKDMMLVESFSSKLKSAVAKCYDCAFAFYDYFNVRHAAFRAIIQRNPDPDIRSFAGKTLILAAAKIRSGLPRLYHCPMPTKLMSNHGGGTESDEDWDDSESPPSVLQGIIRILNYLWKFFYMHIRSWDEYFGTVLAFARLGDPEVGHLLGDNYLLKLLNIVRADPMTEMQPNYQRMVNNLLRRFNSKPASYTAILTLIDHLVAQLEPALSADVIVDEPQDRLNGRGPFPWTSEEVQAVLYHPDSHYRSFFTEKLLEIDQVPEATNSIIGRLVESGEELDMRVFNTLRKKIQGETTQAMDSSIRAAGRYVELSESLEKAQALIKQVCSQACNLQQSEGRVFLDFVDLILRSRRPNEELARARRFFMMEVMPTWAPFLLVYGDEYTRNAAEQLINDRLFQRGGISAGDAGMEQETLDGVIRQMGIKCLIYLREVHVKRRMQLERSAAGNILRIIGSCVPLYEGSDEMIDYADDAAEFRAIQGGACCT; from the exons ATGGACAACGACGACACACCCGATCAGATGGATCAGCCTGCGACTCCAACGAGGACCATCGCCGCGCCTGCACCGGACTGTAACCATGATCCTTCTCCTGATCCACCGTCTACTCGTCCAAACCCTTTTGACGATAGTGATCTTTCGGCTCGCAAAAGGCGACGAACTTCAGGGTCGGCATCACCCCCACCACCAATATTCACATCAacatctacatctacatcCCAGgccacaaccacatccacatctgCATCCACATCCGCAACCGCAACTGCATCTCTATcagcctccgcctccgcatCAGCATCCGCATCTGCATCTGGTCCAGCATTCGCCGATGCTAAGCCGACTGTCAAGGATTTGACCACAAGCACAGGTACACCTGCgagcaccaacaacagcaccagcaccagcaccagcaccagcaccaacgtTGGTaccaaccccaacaccaacaacaccgacCATCAGGCCAACAATGCTGTGTTGCCAGCTGCAGAACAAACTGAGCTCCTTCACACACCGAAAACCCCAACGGACAGTGCAAAGAGTAGCAGCCCAACGCCACTGTCTTCCAGCAAGGTCACCATTAATTTGAGAAAGGCTACTGATCCTGAGCTTGAATCTAAACAAACGGAATCTTCGTCGCCCATGGTTGACCAAGATCCACACATCGTCTCAGTCCCAGCCGTCACAAgtcatggccaacaagatatggtgatggagaagacgTCGCGTACAGAGTCGGGCAAGGACACGCCCCAAATGTCCGATTCTGCAAGCCCTCCAGTCGAGCTCATCGCCATTTCTGACAATGAAGATGGGGAAAGCGATGATGAAATGGCATTTTCAGTCGACGACGGGGCAACCGGAATTTTAAGTGGCGAGTCGCTTCCCCGGGACCCTACGCTGCATTTCCCCTATATCCAAGACAATGAGGACCCGTCGCAGCC TATAAATTATGAGTGCTTTCCGACTAATACTTGCAACTTGACAGATTCGTCCGTGACCCCCGAAGCCTTGGTATTGCTGCAGGCTTGGTTACAAGACTACCTGAGGTTTGCCAGCACTGCCGAGAAGTCCACCGTCGTAGACTCTCGGCAAGCAAACAAACGATTCTGGGTACTGTTTCCTGAAGCAATGTTACAATTGCTGATAAGAAGGTGTGTCTCGGCTTCGCACCCCTTTCCTCTCCTCCGCCTTTCTATTTCTGAACCAGAGATCCGCCTTCCTATTTTCACTTTGCCATCGCTCTTGGGCTTGAACACAACTCGCGACGGAA ATTTGCGCCATGCCATGATTGGAATGTACTCCAGCTTCGCCTGCTTAGCTGCCTGCATGGTCTCCCTAGACCTGATAGTCCTTCGAGAATTCCAATCCACTGGTGACGGGACTAATTCTTCCCAGCCTGAGTTATATTCCGCCAAGtacctccaacaactccatgACATCATTGTAACATATGCGTTACCCACAAATGGCAACGAGGAAGGAATGCCTGGCTCAGAATGGGTTCACGACGATGTCGGGTCattcttccttggcaagcTACAATCCAGTCAAGGTGGCAGCGTGGCCGCCTTGTCGCAACTAGTAGCCTCAGTAACAGCTTTGGCCTCAAAATTTCCCAAACTGACAGATAGTCTGGCAGCGATCTCGAAAATTCTTGGCAGCTGTATGCGAGAGGCAGTGCAGATACTCCCGGCTGGCGGAGACCAGGCAGTACAAGCAAGGAACAAACTTGAAATGGGCAACACTGCATGGGGCCAAATGTCTGCTTGCTTGGAACTGGTGATTGAGAAGCACGTTACTCAATTATCTGTTGAAACTGCCACGACTCTAATACAAGCCTTGTCGGATATCTTGAAGTGGACATTGCGCGGAGAACACAAATCAGCGGTCGATGCTGTTCAACTTTACATGGAAAAGTACCCGGACCTGCCATGTGGAAAAGTCTTTGAAGCAATTGCATGGCAATGGAGGCTCAGTATTCTGGGGAGATTGATTCGGTCAGGGCAAATGCAGCTTCGTGTCATGGCAATTTCTAAGCTCTGCGCGGATCTCGTCACTACTTGGAAATGTGCCGTCGAGACAATAGACGACGGCAGCAATAGGTTTCTGAGATACCTTGGAGAGTGCTTACTTGAAACCCGACTCGTCGATTACATATTTGGCCCGAATTGCCATCCCGAGATCATTGTCGAAGGCTCTAACATCTTGGGCTTCCTTGTGGTTACCAAGTTGTACAACCAAGAACACACCGATCGTTTGTGGCAAGGTCTGACACTCTGCCAGGACCCCCGTGTCGCAGAAGCTCTTGTGCGTATGATAACAAGTATTGCCAATTTGTTTGACTACGATGGTTTGCTGGAGTGGTGTCAAAAGTTTCGAATCCTGCCGCTCGAAGCGTTCTCTCCGGCGATGCGCACTCTCTGGGACAATGTAATGAATGAGTTGATATTAAAGTGCCAGTCAGAGCGGCAAGCTCCGTCGTTTGAGCCATACGATCTCTGTctgaggttgttgagagaAGCATCTGTTTGTTCAGCGGGGTCTCAAGTGGCCGATCCTGATTTGCAGCTGGCCGCGATGCAAAAGTTGAGAGAGCTTGTGAACTGCGCACGCCCCGATGATCTGGACATCCTCTACTTGAGCTGCCTCGACGACGTAGCCAAGAAGTCACCAACAGCGCTGGGAAGCTTGTGGTGTTTGTCCATGGCTATGCGGGGAAACATGCCAAGCGAAGTCCAAAATCTCACCGAGAACCACGATCTTGCGAAACTCGTCGTTGAGGAACTTGCCCACGCAGTACTCACGGGGCAACAAGCGGGAGCATTCGCTGTGATATCCGGCACACCCAACGCCCCCAGACGTGAGCTCATATCTAATATTATCCAGTTTCAGCCGTCAGCATTGAATAACGACCTGGGTACAACACTTTTGGATATCATTGTCGGCCCAAAATCGCCCTGTGCTGAAGACAGAAAAGCTGGTTGGCTCATCATTACAAATGTGATGAGAAaagcgacgatgaagaacACCTTTTTGCAGGCCTGTTTCTCCAAATACTTGCCCAGTCTTgcagcctcctccttctcagaTGGAATGCTCGAGTTCGTTCGAGAACGTGTCCTGTATTTGGCCGCGGACGAAGGTGACTTTGCcttggatgacgacgaatcGCTATCGCATAGTGGGAGTGAACAACTTTGGAGGATCATCCTGGAAGCGGAGGACTCTCTCCTGGTGTCGAGGGCCATCTCCACACTCGCAGTCGACCTGTACTTGGAAAGTGGAAGCATAAATTCATACTCGGTGTGCCGCTCGAAAAAGGTTCACAGGCTACTAGTCAATCGTTGCCTGGCCCAAATGAAACAAgcggccaagaagctcaatggCTCTACTGAGTCGATTGTcggtgacgatgacgaatCAATGGTGATCGTCGAAACAACGGAGGAACTTCAACAGCAGGAGCGTGTTTTCAGGCGCTCCCTCCAGTTGATGAGATTCTTCCTCGAAAAGTACCAGGCACACGATCGATTTGCTATTGCAGACTTCAGGCCATTAATATCACCTACAGTGGGAGGAATAGAAGGGGAACCAGCGTGCCTTCAGTATCAAGCTTTTGACAACCAATGCGGATCTGACGTCAAGGCGTTAGATATTGGTCTGCAAAACACGGTTGGATCCCTTTTGACTCGTCTGAAAATTGAGACAGGATTTGATAATTTTCACCTATATTATCGGGGCAGACAACTTCTTCCAAAAAAGTGCCAAGCTACGAAGTCTCTCGAAGAGCTCAATATTAGAGATGGTTTCATTCTGGTGCAACGGGAAGAAGTCTGCGCACCACTCGCGGGATATTTAAAACCTGGCTCTTCGCCGATGGAAATCGAAATTCTTGGGCACTTTCAAGATCTATGGGAGTATCTGGGCATGGATGAGAAACTAGCAGAGGAGGTGAGTAATCAC GTCTATGACTTTCTTGTGAAGCTTCCGGCGGATGGTCAATTCATGCTACGATTTGATTCGGAACACAACGATTATTCTGAAGTATTTCTCAAGGGACAGGCGTTCAAAGCACTCTATGGTATCCACGCCATGAGTGACTATTTGGAGGCGGCTGAGCGTTCTGCATCCCCAACCATTGATAATGGAGGCTCTACAGCAAACACTGCAACCTCTTACGAAAAAGCAATCCGTAAAGGCCTTGGCTTAATAGTGAGTGCAATACGTGACCCTGAGATGCTAGACGAAATGCCGATTACCCAACACATGAGAATCGCGGGTTCATTCCTGCAAGTCTTCGTGAG TACGACGCCATTGAAGCTGAGCGACGAAGCACTACCAGAACCCAGTCGCCTGGTTGACATCTTGGCTAGGGCAGAAGGAGATATGAGTGACATGAGCTTGATACTTGTCGAAAACACATGCACAGCGGTCTTGCGCGTGGGATCCACCAACAAAAGTTTTTGGAATGCAGCCGTAGAATCTACGCCTTTCCTTGATTTTTTGAAAAATTTTCTCTTGAAAGATCCCAGGAAGGCGGTAAGACAAACTATTGTTGAGCTTCTTGAAGACATTCCAGGGCCCGAGACTCAAATTCTGACACCAGAGAGCGGCCATTCCAACTCCGGAAGAGAGGAAGCCAATCCAATTCCGCTTTCAATCTGCATCGCTTTGATCGAAGGGCTGCCACTTTGTTTGGATTATCCGTCTCAACCTGAAGAGTATTTCAGAGCGGTGCTCTTCCTGGTTGATCGATTTTCCGCGACGAATCCCCAAGCCGTGGACATTGAACACCTGGCAGTGGTAGCCAGGGACCTCTT AAGCGTTGTGTCTCGGCTAttttggcggcatctctttCCACGAAAACGCCGCAGCGATGGATACTGTGTTCCTCGGGTGATTCTTGACTCGGATACGCGCAAAAAGCTTTACGATGTCATCTTCCTCTGTGTAAGATACGATTTGAATTCTTTTGTCCACATCCTCGAGACTTTAAAAGGCCTCGTGCCATTTTACGTGGATGAATCTGGTGAGTATTCGAAAAATTCCGACAGGACTATTGTTCGCACGACCCTGGCTGACCTACCCCCCTCCCTTCCCCTTTGCATAGATGATCCTTATTTATATGATCTTCCCTATCAATTTGATCGATTCAGGGCAGTCCGAGCTCCTTGTGGCTATGTTGGACTGAGAAATCTCTCCAATACCTGCTACCTAAACTCATTACTCACGCAACTATTCATGAATACCCAATTTCGAAGCTTCATCATGTCGACCGAGGTACAAGATGCCCAGGACTCACAACAACTACTCTTCTACACACAAAAGTTATTTGGATATATGCAGGAGAGCTACCAGCGGTTTGTGGACCCATTTGATGTTGTGACTTCAATCAAAACATATGACGATGCTCCCATCGATATTCACAGTcagatggatgttgatgagttTTACAACTTGCTTTTTGACCGATGGGAGGGGCAAATGCCCAGGaaggacgagaagaagcaacTGCGTTCATTTTTTGGAGGCCAGCTGGTGCAGCAGGTGAAGTCCAAGGAATGCGAACATATTTCAGAGCGACTTGAGCCATTCTCGGCCATTCAATGCGACATTAAGGGCAAGGTCACACTCGAAGAAAGCCTCCAGGCCTACGTCGACGGAGAAGTGATGGAAGGTGAAAACAAGTACAAATGCTCGACGTGTGACCGACATGTTGACGCTGTCAAGAGAGCCTGCTTGAAAGACGTGCCAGACAATGTCATCTTCCACCTCAAGCGCTTTGATTTCAACCTCCGGACGCTCCAGAGAAGGAAAATCAACGACTACTTCACATTTCCACAGAAATTGGACATTGCGCCGTACACAGTTGAGTACCTCAATGCTGAGGATGGTGCGACTGGTAGCGACGCTTTCGAATTGGTCGGAGTCCTTGTTCATTCGGGAACAGCTGAATCTGGACACTATTACTCTTACGTGCGAGAGAGGGGATCTGTTGATCAACCACGTTGGGTGGAGTTCAACGACGAATCTGTAATGCCATGGGACCCGTCCCAGATGGAGAGTGCGACATTTGGCGGTCAGGATATACAGTCGTCTATGCATGAGACAAACGGTATCATCTATGACAAGACTTACAGCGCTTACATGCTCTTCTATCAGCGCGCTTCTTTGCTCAATAAGGATTCGATGTCGAGCAAGCCGATTACCGAGAGCCATTTGCCAGCCGTGGACATTCCGCCTCCACTGATGGAGCACATTCTTAACGAAAATAAGATCCTACTCCGACGGCATTGTCTATTTGACGCGAGCCACATTCTATTCGTGCAGCAGTGCTTTGTACACTCCATATACCTTGGAGAAGGCCAGGGAGCCAAGTTTCTGGCGTCAAAATATGATCATGACCAGTTAGCCCAAGACGATGGCCAAGCACGGAGATCCTCTGATCCAGCCACTTCCTCTCACAATGTGCAAAATCTGGCTATGGAAGTAGCTCTGTCTCACTTTGATCAAGTTGTCACCAGAGCTAAGGACATGATGCTGGTCGAGTCTTTTTCTTCTAAGCTGAAGTCTGCGGTTGCAAAGTGCTACGACTGTGCTTTTGCATTTTACGACTACTTCAACGTGCGCCACGCCGCTTTTCGTGCGATCATTCAGCGAAACCCAGATCCAGATATCAGAAGTTTCGCAGGTAAAACGCTTATCCTGGCAGCTGCAAAGATTCGGAGCGGGCTTCCACGTCTTTATCATTGCCCAATGCCGACAAAGTTGATGTCCAACCATGGCGGTGGCACGGAGAGTGATGAGGACTGGGACGACTCTGAATCCCCACCATCTGTGTTACAGGGCATTATTCGCATCCTCAACTACCTTTGGAAATTCTTCTACATGCATATAAGGTCCTGGGATGAGTATTTCGGCACAGTTCTCGCATTTGCAAGGCTTGGGGACCCCGAGGTCGGCCATCTCCTTGGAGACAACTACCTACTTAAGCTGCTCAACATTGTCCGTGCGGATCCAATGACGGAAATGCAACCCAACTATCAACGCATGGTTAACAACCTGCTGCGACGCTTCAATTCCAAACCTGCATCTTACACTGCCATTTTGACACTGATCGACCACCTGGTGGCGCAGTTGGAACCTGCTCTGAGTGCAGACGTAATTGTAGACGAGCCGCAAGATCGACTCAATGGGCGAGGGCCGTTCCCTTGGACATCAGAAGAGGTTCAAGCTGTGCTTTACCACCCTGACAGCCACTATAGAAGTTTCTTCACGGAGAAGCTCCTAGAAATTGATCAGGTGCCAGAAGCGACCAACAGCATTATTGGTCGATTGGTTGAAAGCGGAGAAGAGTTGGATATGAGGGTATTTAACACTCTCCGAAAGAAAATCCAGGGGGAAACAACACAAGCCATGGATTCCTCCATCAGGGCCGCTGGCCGATATGTCGAACTGAGCGAATCATTGGAGAAGGCACAAGCCCTTATCAAGCAAGTTTGCTCCCAAGCGTGCAACCTGCAGCAGAGTGAGGGACGTGTGTTTCTAGATTTTGTGGATTTGATACTGCGTTCTCGTCGACCTAATGAAGAGCTGGCTCGGGCCCGTCGattcttcatgatggagGTGATGCCCACGTGGGCACCGTTTCTACTAGTGTATGGCGACGAATACACGAGGAATGCAGCAGAGCAGCTTATCAATGATCGCCTATTTCAACGTGGCGGAATCAGCGCAGGAGATGCCGGCATGGAACAAGAGACTCTGGACGGTGTGATCCGACAAATGGGGATCAAATGTCTGATATATCTTCGGGAGGTCCACGTCAAGAGGAGAATGCAGCTCGAACGCAGTGCTGCGGGAAATATCTTGCGAATCATTGGCAGTTGCGTTCCGCTATATGAAGGAAGCGACGAAATGATTGACTATGCGGACGATGCGGCGGAGTTCAGAGCTATTCAAGGAGGTGCGTGTTGCACTTGA